In Lysinibacillus sp. FSL M8-0337, the following proteins share a genomic window:
- the rimP gene encoding ribosome maturation factor RimP, with protein sequence MSKVPSLIEELATPIVEELNLELVNVEFVKEGRNWFLRVYVDTPEGGIDIGQCAQVSERLCLLLDEKDPITQNYYLEVSSPGAERPLKKDTDFKKAVGKFIYVKTYEPIKDMKEFQGYLTSYDEHTLVMEVPIKTRKITVTIEQEKIALARLAIDFSA encoded by the coding sequence ATGAGCAAAGTACCATCTTTAATTGAAGAACTTGCTACACCGATTGTCGAAGAGTTAAATCTTGAATTGGTGAATGTTGAGTTTGTGAAAGAAGGACGTAACTGGTTTTTACGTGTTTATGTAGATACACCTGAGGGTGGAATTGACATCGGCCAATGTGCTCAAGTTAGTGAACGACTTTGTTTACTGTTGGATGAAAAAGATCCTATTACACAAAATTATTATTTAGAGGTATCTTCACCAGGTGCAGAACGTCCATTAAAAAAAGATACTGATTTTAAAAAAGCCGTTGGCAAATTTATTTATGTGAAAACCTATGAGCCCATTAAGGACATGAAGGAATTCCAAGGCTACTTAACGTCATACGATGAACATACATTAGTGATGGAAGTACCTATTAAAACACGCAAAATTACAGTAACAATTGAACAGGAAAAAATCGCTTTGGCACGACTTGCCATCGATTTTTCAGCATAA